GGGGCTCTCCAATGTCTGGGACCGGTACGAGGCGCAGGGCCTCGGCACCGATCCCGACCAGCGCTGCCGCTTCTGCATGGGCGGGGTGCGGTGCGACTTCTGCTCGAACGGCCCCTGCCGGGCCGATGCGGAGAAGGACAAACGCGGCGTCTGCGGGATCTCGGCCGACGGAATGGCGATGCGGATGATGCTGTTGCGCAACGTGATGGGGGCCGCCACCTACCACTATCACTGCGAGCAGACGATCCGCACCCTGCGGGAGACGGCTCTCGGGTCCTCGCCCTTCAGGATAGCCGATCTGGCGAAACTGAAGCATTTTGCCGCCCGTCTCGGTCTCAACACCGCCGTTCCCGCCGACGAACTGGCCCTGGACCTCTGCGCATTCCTGGAGGAGGACTTCGCCAGGAAGTCCCATGAAGAGAGCCTGATCGTCGATCTCCTCGCCCCGGCAGAGCGGAAGAAGGTCTGGCGCAATCTCGGGATCTTCCCCGGCGGGATCTATGGCGAGATGATGCTCGCCACCGGGTCTTCTCTCACCAACGTGGACGGATATTTTGTGAGCCTGGCGAAAAAGGCGATGCGTCTTTCGATCGCGATGGCCTACCAGAGCCAGCTGGTGCTCGAGAGCCTTCAGGACGTCCTCTTCGGGACGCCCAGGCCCCACTGGATGCGTGTCGATCTCGGCGTCCTGGATCCTGATTACGTGAACATCCTCCCCAACGGTCACGAGCCCTTCCTCGGGTTCGCCCTGGTGGACCTGGCCCGGAACCCCGAATGGCAGGAGCGGGCCCATGAAGCCGGAGCGAAGGGGATCAGGGTGATCGCGAACATCGAGACCGGGCAGGAGATGGTCCAGCGCCTGAAGATGGACGAGGTCTTCTGGGGTTACACCGGCAACTGGATCATGCAGGAGGCCGTGCTCGCCACCGGTGCCGTCGACGTCTTCGTGGCCGATATGAACTGCTCGCTCCCGCTCGACCCGGTGTATGCAGAGAGGTTCGGGTTCACGATCGTCCCGGTCTCAGACCTCGTCGCCTTCGAGGGCGTTAGCGACCGGATGGACTACGACCCGCGATCTGCGAGGGAGCAGGCGGCCGCCCTCCTGGAGATGGGGATTGCAAACTTCAGGGAGCGCCGGGAGCGGGTCACCCCGATCGCCGGGCTGCCGGTGGGGAAGGCGGTGGTCGGGTTCTCCCCTGAGAGCATCACGGCGGCGCTCGGGGGGAGCCTGGGCCCCCTGCTTGATGCGATAAAGGAGGGATCGATCAGGGGCGTGGCCGGGCTTGTCTCGTGCACGACCCTGCGGGACTCGGGGCAGGACGTCCACTCGGTCGCCGTTGCAGAGGAGCTGATCAAACGGGACATCCTGGTGCTCTCGCTCGGCTGCGGGAATGCGGCGATGCAGGTGGCCGGGCTGTGCAACCTCGACGCCGCCGCAAAGGCCGGGCCCGGGCTGAAGAAGGTCTGCGCCGCCATCGGCGTCCCGCCGGTCCTCTCATTCGGCACCTGCACCGACACCGGCAGGCTTGCCGACCTCATCGCCGCCGTCGGCGAGGCTCTGGGCGGCGTGGCCGTCCCCGACCTCCCGGTCGCCGCCGTGGCGCCCGAGTACATGGAGCAGAAGGCGACGATCGATGCCATCTTCGCCCTGGCATACGGGCTGTACACCTACGTGAACCCGGTGCCGACGGTGACCGGCGCCCCGTCCCTGGTCCGCCTGCTCACGCAGGAGTTAAAGGGGATCACCGGCGGCGTCCTGGCCTTAGAGACCGATCCTGCGGCCGCCGCGGAGGGCATCCTTGCCCATATCGAGGAGAAGAGGACCGGGCTCGGGATCTGAAGAGGGAGGAGACCACAGGTCTCCTTTTTTTTCAGGGGAGGAAGCATTATCCGCACGCCGTGAAGAGGCTGAGTATGGAAGGGAAGAAAAATGCGCTCGCCGAATCGGTGATCGATCCGCGGGCGCTCGTGGCCTATCAGGACGGGGCGGTCGTCTCCCGCGCCCTCGTCACGAAGAAGGCAGGGACGATCACGGCCTTTGCGTTCGATGCCGGGGAGGGCCTTTCTGAACATACGGCGCCCTACGATGCGGTGGTCCAGGTCCTGGAGGGCGAGGCGGAGATCACCGTCGGGGGCCGCCCGTACACCCTCGCCGCTGGCGAGATGATTATCATGCCGGCAACAATTCCGCACGCCCTGTTTGCCCGGGTGCCCTTCAAGATGCTGCTCGTGATGATCCTCGAGTGAAATTGGTTTCAAAAACGTGCCCCGGGGCGGTCCCCGGTATTCTGTTCGGCCCCGTGATACGCCCTCTCTGTCCCTGGCCTTCAGCCGTTTCGGCCCCGGAACCGGGCCCTCATGGCATCGAACCCTGTGAAGATAGGCCGGCGCCGTTCAAAGACCTTCTCTGCCGCCACATCTCTTTTGCCGGAGAAGATCTGTGGCTCTGGTCTTTGCGGCCCTATCTTCAGCGGGTGTCTGTTCGGCCCCCTGATGCGCTCTCGTTTTCGCCCGTTCGGTCTTCAGCCGTTTCGACCGTCGGGCTGATCGCACCCTGGCAGCATCTGTCCGGTCACGATCCCCCCCGAGGCAGATTTTTATTGTGCATGTACTATAAAATAATTTTGCCCGGCACTTCCCTGGAGGGCGAATGGGAAGAGATATGCCCTTTCCGTCCAGAAGAAGGCGTATGCACCAGACGCTCCGCTGGCACCGGGTCGGTGTCGAAGAGAACCTCGCCGCCCTCAGGGACGGGCTTGCCCGGAAGGCGGCCGCCCTCCCCGGGGGGAGAGAGCAGGCCCTGACCGCACGCTGGCTCTCCTCGGTGGAGGAGATCCTGCGGCAGATCGGTTCGGTCCGGCTGGTGGTCATGCC
Above is a window of Methanofollis tationis DNA encoding:
- a CDS encoding cupin domain-containing protein, with the protein product MEGKKNALAESVIDPRALVAYQDGAVVSRALVTKKAGTITAFAFDAGEGLSEHTAPYDAVVQVLEGEAEITVGGRPYTLAAGEMIIMPATIPHALFARVPFKMLLVMILE
- the cooS gene encoding anaerobic carbon-monoxide dehydrogenase catalytic subunit; translation: MEDIRISHHESVKRVYRQLHEMGLSNVWDRYEAQGLGTDPDQRCRFCMGGVRCDFCSNGPCRADAEKDKRGVCGISADGMAMRMMLLRNVMGAATYHYHCEQTIRTLRETALGSSPFRIADLAKLKHFAARLGLNTAVPADELALDLCAFLEEDFARKSHEESLIVDLLAPAERKKVWRNLGIFPGGIYGEMMLATGSSLTNVDGYFVSLAKKAMRLSIAMAYQSQLVLESLQDVLFGTPRPHWMRVDLGVLDPDYVNILPNGHEPFLGFALVDLARNPEWQERAHEAGAKGIRVIANIETGQEMVQRLKMDEVFWGYTGNWIMQEAVLATGAVDVFVADMNCSLPLDPVYAERFGFTIVPVSDLVAFEGVSDRMDYDPRSAREQAAALLEMGIANFRERRERVTPIAGLPVGKAVVGFSPESITAALGGSLGPLLDAIKEGSIRGVAGLVSCTTLRDSGQDVHSVAVAEELIKRDILVLSLGCGNAAMQVAGLCNLDAAAKAGPGLKKVCAAIGVPPVLSFGTCTDTGRLADLIAAVGEALGGVAVPDLPVAAVAPEYMEQKATIDAIFALAYGLYTYVNPVPTVTGAPSLVRLLTQELKGITGGVLALETDPAAAAEGILAHIEEKRTGLGI